Proteins from one Pristis pectinata isolate sPriPec2 chromosome 34, sPriPec2.1.pri, whole genome shotgun sequence genomic window:
- the LOC127586067 gene encoding zinc-binding protein A33-like — protein sequence MAEKEQVARFTEEVTCQICRDFFTDPVILECGHNFCRRCITRRWEREERNSCPQCCAVFADRTLRVNPALGNLALKTRGLNLMLKEKERKLYCDEHQEEMKLFCETDKKLICVICAAAREHKSHNFMPIKEAIEICKNRVKSSLESLVKKKSDMREMAEQQKQKISGVREQSQNLQAQVKSLFADLRQILTEREERLLRELRGEEERILNPLEKNLRDIQENLSSIQQKLSKLQERIDQQDGVTFLKEESCRKRRFSDEDPMLSILDGALLVKTFGHASLLQAVLSEAFHFIKQVSVTLDVETAASRLEVSEDRKSVRSTLTPRSLPDTGKRFEDQPCVLGSEGFTSGRHYWEVEVAGNRWWSLGVAAESVARKGLVRLSPATGVWSIARNNDKFYVNSSLSSPLPAGPIPGRVGIYLSYESGTVSFYSVDNKSHLYTFTGNKFTGKLYPFFRTVDGNWLRISSGSVPRL from the exons ATGGCTGAGAAAGAGCAGGTTGCGAGGTTCACCGAGGAAGTAACTTGTCAGATCTGCCGGGATTTCTTCACCGATCCGGTTATACTTGAGTGTGGGCACAACTTCTGTCGCCGCTGCATCACACGGCGttgggaaagagaggagagaaactCCTGCCCGCAATGTTGTGCGGTGTTTGCAGACCGCACCCTCAGGGTAAATCCGGCATTAGGAAATCTGGCTCTAAAAACCCGGGGATTAAACCTGATGCTGAAAGAGAAGGAAAGGAAGCTTTACTGCGATGAACATCAGGAAGAAATGAAGCTGTTTTGTGAAACGGACAAGAAACTGATCTGTGTGATCTGTGCGGCTGCGCGGGAACACAAGTCCCACAACTTCATGCCGATTAAAGAAGCTATTGAAATCTGCAAG AATCGTGTTAAATCTTCCTTGGAATCTCTTGTAAAAAAGAAATCAGATATGAGAGAAATGGCGGAACAACAAAAGCAAAAGATTTCCGGAGTTCGG GAACAGTCACAGAATCTGCAGGCTCAAGTTAAATCGCTATTTGCTGACCTGCGCCAAATTCTCACCGAGAGAGAGGAGCGCTTACTGAGAGAGCtcaggggagaagaggagaggatACTAAATCCATTGGAGAAAAATCTCCGAGATATTCAAGAGAATTTATCATCTATTCAGCAGAAACTCTCAAAGTTACAGGAACGGATTGATCAACAAGATGGTGTAACATTTCTAAAG gagGAATCTTGTCGGAAGAGAAG ATTCAGTGATGAAGACCCTATGTTGTCAATCTTGGATGGCGCCCTGCTGGTTAAAACATTCGGTCACGCAAGTTTGTTGCAAGCAGTATTGAGTGAAGCGTTTCACTTCATCAAACAAG tctccgTCACCCTGGATGTGGAAACAGCAGCTTCGCGGCTCGAGGTGTCTGAGGATCGGAAAAGTGTGAGATCGACCCTAACCCCGAGAAGTCTCCCTGACACCGGGAAGAGATTTGAAGACCAGCCCTGTGTGCTGGGATCGGAGGGGTTCACATCGGGGAGACattactgggaggtggaggtggcgggGAATCGGTGGTGGAGTCTGGGAGTCGCCGCAGAGTCTGTGGCGAGGAAAGGATTGGTCAGGCTCAGTCCAGCGACTGGAGTCTGGAGCATCGCGCGGAACAATGACAAGTTTTATGTAAACAgttccctttcatcccctctcCCTGCCGGTCCCATTCCCGGAAGGGTGGGAATTTATCTCAGTTACGAGTCCGGGACAGTTTCATTTTACAGTGTGGACAACAAGTCCCATCTTTACACCTTCACTGGGAATAAATTCACGGGGAAACTTTATCCTTTCTTCCGGACTGTGGATGGAAACTGGCTGAGAATCTCTTCCGGTTCCGTTCCGCGTCTGTAA